Proteins encoded within one genomic window of Oncorhynchus tshawytscha isolate Ot180627B linkage group LG02, Otsh_v2.0, whole genome shotgun sequence:
- the LOC112218734 gene encoding plexin-A2-like isoform X1 has protein sequence MGMGTCLDIGCTYCGRTKEQSWPLTWWLLVMMSISLAMGQGHSVNTFQSERREWTLNHLTVHKTTGVLYVGAVNRIYKLSANLTLLVTHDTGPEYDNNACYPPLIVQPCSEPLASTDNINKLLLIDYSHNRLLACGSLYQGVCKLMRQDDLFILVEPTHKKEHYLSSVNQTGTMYGVIVPSSQGRDGTLFIGTAVGGKQDYFPTISSRKLPRDPESSAMLDYELHTDFVSSLIKIPSDTLALVPRFDIYYIYGFASGNFVYFLTVQPETPENGMPAGSSPGDLFYTTRIIRLCKGDTKFHSYVSLPVGCVHKGEEYRLLQAAHLSKAGKVLARSLNISAQDDILFAVFTKGQKQYHKPLDNSVLCIFAIRDVNARIKERLQSCYQGEGNLELHWLLGKDVQCTKAPVPIDDHFCGLDINQPLGGSQLVAGLTVYTETRDRLTSVISYVYNGYSVAFIGTRSGRLKKVRVDGSPEGGGQYETLTVMTEGGPILRDMAFSLDRNSLYIMSDNQDLSPRT, from the exons ATGGGGATGGGGACGTGTTTGGATATAGGATGCACTTACTGCGGCCGCACTAAGGAGCAGTCATGGCCCCTGACATGGTGGCTGTTGGTCATGATGTCCATCTCCCTAGCAATGGGACAAGGTCATTCCGTCAACACtttccagtcagagaggagagagtggaccCTGAACCACCTGACGGTGCACAAGACCACTGGTGTTCTCTATGTTGGTGCTGTGAACCGGATCTACAAGCTGTCTGCCAACCTGACACTTCTGGTCACCCACGACACAGGTCCTGAGTACGACAACAACGCCTGCTACCCTCCTCTTATAGTGCAGCCCTGCTCAGAGCCCTTGGCATCCACTGACAACATTAACAAACTGCTGCTCATAGACTACTCCCACAACCGCCTGCTGGCCTGTGGCAGCCTCTACCAGGGAGTCTGCAAGCTGATGCGACAGGACGACCTGTTTATCCTGGTAGAGCCCACTCACAAGAAAGAGCATTACCTCTCCAGTGTCAACCAGACAGGCACCATGTATGGTGTCATCGTGCCCTCCTCGCAGGGCCGGGACGGCACCCTGTTCATTGGCACAGCTGTGGGTGGGAAGCAGGACTATTTCCCCACCATCTCCAGCCGTAAGCTGCCCCGCGACCCAGAGTCCTCTGCCATGCTGGACTACGAGCTCCACACAGACTTTGTCTCCTCTCTCATTAAGATCCCCTCTGACACGCTAGCTCTGGTCCCGCGGTTTGACATCTACTACATCTATGGCTTCGCCAGCGGGAACTTTGTCTACTTCCTGACCGTGCAGCCAGAGACCCCAGAGAATGGGATGCCAGCTGGCAGTTCCCCTGGTGACCTTTTCTACACAACCCGCATCATACGCCTCTGCAAAGGGGACACAAAGTTCCACTCTTATGTGTCTTTGCCAGTGGGCTGTGTACATAAGGGAGAGGAGTATCGCCTCCTACAGGCTGCCCACCTGTCTAAGGCAGGGAAGGTATTGGCCAGGTCCTTGAACATCAGTGCCCAGGATGACATCCTCTTTGCTGTGTTCACCAAGGGTCAGAAGCAGTACCACAAGCCTCTGGACAACTCCGTCCTGTGCATCTTTGCCATCCGAGACGTCAACGCCCGCATTAAAGAGCGCCTGCAGTCCTGCTACCAGGGAGAGGGCAACCTGGAATTGCACTGGCTGCTGGGAAAGGACGTGCAGTGCACCAAGGCG ccTGTGCCTATCGATGATCACTTCTGTGGGCTGGATATCAACCAGCCCCTTGGGGGCTCCCAGCTGGTAGCTGGCCTGACGGTGTATACTGAGACCAGAGACAGGCTGACCTCTGTCATCTCCTACGTCTATAATGGCTACAGCGTGGCCTTTATCGGAACCAGGAGTGGCAGACTGAAGAAG gtcCGAGTGGATGGGTCTCCTGAGGGCGGGGGGCAGTATGAGACCCTGACCGTGATGACAGAAGGTGGTCCTATCCTCCGAGACATGGCCTTCTCTCTGGACCGCAACTCTCTCTACATCATGTCTGACAATCAG